DNA from Candidatus Methylomirabilis sp.:
GACGCCGGCGCGGACCCGCGCCTGGTTGAGCCGGACGAGCGCCTCCGCCAGACGGAGGGAGCGGCGCCGGGACTCCAGGTCTTCGATGGCGAAGATCAGATCCCAGTACGCCCCCTCCACCTCCACCACCACCGCCTGCACTCGCTGCGCGAGGACGGCCTGGGCGATGGTCAGGTTGCCCTTGGCGAGGCGGAGCGGGGTCTCATTCGCTTCGAACCCGAAGTTCTTCAGGAGCGGCTGGGTGAGGCTCAGGGTGAGGTCGGTCCGGTAGCCCGGGTTCACCACCTGGCTGGCCGAGTTGAAGTCGGTTCGATCGTTGTTGAAGGCCAGCTCGAGTTCGGTCCCCAGGGTGAAGCGCTTGCGCAGGCCGATGTTCCCGGTCTGGGTCTCCCGCTCGCTGTGGGCGAAGGCGGTGAAGCCGCCCACGGTGGAGGCGGAGGGGGTCTTGGACTCGCTGTGCATCAGCGTGGCGAAGGCCGCGGGATCGAAGGCGGCGTCCTCCCGGGTGACCTCCTGCGTCCGCGCCTGGGGGTTGTAGCCCTCGATGAGCAGGTCCAGGTTCTGGCGGAGGGCCTGGGCGATGGCGTCGCGCAGGGGGAGGGGGAGGGTCCCCTCGGGCGTGACCGTGAGGGAGGGGGCGGAGGGGGGCGATGGCTCGGCCGGGACCTGTGCCGTGAGGGTCAGTCGGAGAGGGCCGGGGGGGGCCGCGCCGTCCGGCGTTCCGTTCCTCGGCCCGGCTGCGCCGGCCACGCCCCCGCCCGCCAGGCAAACGATCCCGATGGCCAGCAGCGCTCCCCTGACTCGGCACCCCACTCGGTCCATGGCACACCCCCTGATGATGGTCCAAAAAGTTCGCGCCGCCGGCAGAGCGCCCCGCCCTCCCGGCGGCAAGCCCCGGCGGCGGCGTGATGCGCGGCGGCGTGATCTGACCGGCCTTCGAGCGAGGCTATCCTACCCTCTGCGCGAGCGTCAAGCGATTATGGCAAAGGCGGGCCGTAGCGGCGGGAACTTAGGAGAGCTCAGTTAGCGGACCATCGCACACCGGCGCACGCGACGCAACTCCGCGATCGGGCGAAGGGCATCCGGGAGGGCCCCCGACCCGTAGGAAGGTTTCCTAGATCGATAGCGGTCTAAAACGAGACGACCCGGTCGT
Protein-coding regions in this window:
- a CDS encoding TolC family protein, which encodes MDRVGCRVRGALLAIGIVCLAGGGVAGAAGPRNGTPDGAAPPGPLRLTLTAQVPAEPSPPSAPSLTVTPEGTLPLPLRDAIAQALRQNLDLLIEGYNPQARTQEVTREDAAFDPAAFATLMHSESKTPSASTVGGFTAFAHSERETQTGNIGLRKRFTLGTELELAFNNDRTDFNSASQVVNPGYRTDLTLSLTQPLLKNFGFEANETPLRLAKGNLTIAQAVLAQRVQAVVVEVEGAYWDLIFAIEDLESRRRSLRLAEALVRLNQARVRAGV